Proteins from a genomic interval of Lolium perenne isolate Kyuss_39 chromosome 1, Kyuss_2.0, whole genome shotgun sequence:
- the LOC127346661 gene encoding peptide chain release factor 1, mitochondrial, with translation MQQHLRRCGGVAFAALRRVRHFPHAAATPPAAAWRCPSIPRLYSTADTSQQLPSNLVQIMEQRMKLIEQRSAFLQEQINQPAASPEEYSRANKEFHKLESTMELIKALRSKQKEINGLKSLVTNSAEEKDMLEMAAEELLEAVEEEKRLQHALFRTLLPKDEADERDCILEVRAGTGGEEASLFAMDIFRMYEKYSQKNGWKFDAIDIMESAVKGYKEASGAISGPGAYGKLKFESGVHRVQRVPVTEKSGRVHTSAVSVAVLPQADEVDVQLRNEDLRIDTYRSGGSGGQSVNTTDSAVRITHVPTGTVVAIQDERSQHQNKAKALKVLRARLYELERHRLHTDRSKLRSEQIGSGDRSERIRTYNFPQGRVTDHRVGVTHHAIEDVMEGESLDVFIEALLLQEEMDAIASFAS, from the exons ATGCAGCAGCACCTACGGCGATGCGGCGGCGTCGCCTTCGCCGCGCTCCGGCGGGTACGCCACTTCCCACACGCCGCCGCCACACCTCCTGCGGCGGCGTGGAGGTGCCCTTCCATTCCCCGCCTCTACTCCACCGCCG ACACGAGCCAGCAGCTGCCCTCGAACCTGGTGCAGATCATGGAGCAGAGAATGAAATTGATCGAGCAGAGGAGTGCATTCCTCCAGGAGCAAATCAACCAG CCAGCCGCCTCGCCCGAGGAGTACTCGAGGGCTAACAAAGAGTTCCACAAGCTGGAGAGCACCATGGAATTGATCAAGGCGCTGCGGTCAAAGCAGAAG GAAATAAACGGGTTGAAATCGTTGGTGACAAACTCTGCGGAAGAGAAGGACATGCTcgaaatggcagccgaggagctcCTCGAGGCTGTTGAGGAGGAGAAACGGCTGCAGCATGCGTTGTTCAGAACCTTGCTTCCGAAAGATGAAGCTGATGAGAGGGACTGTATATTGGAGGTGCGAGCAG GAACTGGAGGAGAAGAGGCTTCCTTGTTTGCTATGGATATATTCAGAAT gtatgagaagtattcccaaAAGAATGGGTGGAAGTTTGACGCTATTGACATAATGGAGTCTGCTGTTAAAGGATACAAG GAAGCTAGTGGGGCCATTTCAGGTCCTGGGGCATATGGGAAACTTAAGTTTGAGAGTGGTGTTCATAGAGTTCAG CGAGTCCCAGTAACTGAGAAATCTGGACGTGTGCACACTAGTGCTGTATCAGTCGCAGTTCTTCCTCAGGCTGATGAG GTTGATGTCCAACTGCGTAATGAGGACTTGAGGATTGATACGTACAGATCAGGTGGCTCTGGGGGTCAGTCTGTCAATACGACTGATAGTGCTGTTAGGATAACTCATGTTCCAACCGGAACAGTGGTTGCAATACAAGACGAGAGATCGCAGCATCAG AACAAGGCCAAGGCTCTCAAAGTTCTCCGTGCAAGACTGTATGAACTGGAAAGGCATAGACTCCACACTGACCGATCGAAGCTCCGTTCAGAGCAG ATTGGAAGCGGTGATAGGTCTGAGCGCATCAGAACATACAACTTTCCACAAGGACGTGTCACCGACCATCGCGTCGGCGTCACCCACCACGCCATAGAGGACGTCATGGAGGGGGAGAGCCTGGACGTCTTCATCGAAGCGCTGCTGCTGCAAGAAGAGATGGATGCAATCGCTTCATTTGCTTCCTGA